Proteins found in one Kangiella sediminilitoris genomic segment:
- the truA gene encoding tRNA pseudouridine(38-40) synthase TruA: MKFALGIEYDGSYYYGWQRQSHAKSVQQTLEEVLSKIADEPVQVNCAGRTDTGVHATGQVVSFDISNERPLKAWTMGANTQLPDSVAVRWAHEVPDDFHARFSATARRYRYIIANTHARPAILNHGLTWCRQELDVEAMNAACTYFPGEQDFASFQASSCQSRTSFRFINHLTVERYHDYVVIDIKANAFLHHMVRNIAGTLIEVGKGLKPASWVKELIEERNRASAPATASPNGLYLVDVDYPEKFELPRLAIGPVFLPKT; the protein is encoded by the coding sequence ATGAAGTTCGCTTTAGGAATTGAGTATGATGGCAGCTACTACTATGGTTGGCAGAGGCAGTCCCATGCTAAGTCAGTACAGCAAACGCTCGAAGAGGTTCTAAGTAAAATTGCCGATGAACCCGTTCAAGTAAACTGCGCTGGTAGAACTGATACGGGGGTCCATGCCACAGGTCAGGTAGTCAGCTTCGACATTAGTAATGAAAGACCGCTCAAGGCATGGACAATGGGTGCTAATACTCAACTTCCAGACTCCGTCGCGGTACGCTGGGCCCATGAGGTGCCTGATGATTTTCACGCCAGATTTAGTGCTACTGCTCGACGTTACCGCTATATCATCGCCAATACACATGCCCGCCCGGCAATATTGAACCATGGTCTGACATGGTGTAGACAAGAGTTGGATGTTGAAGCAATGAATGCTGCCTGTACATATTTTCCTGGCGAACAAGACTTTGCCTCCTTTCAGGCTTCGAGTTGTCAGTCTCGAACTTCATTTCGATTTATTAACCATCTTACTGTAGAGCGCTACCATGACTATGTTGTTATAGACATAAAAGCTAATGCCTTTTTACATCATATGGTCAGAAATATTGCTGGAACTTTAATTGAAGTTGGAAAAGGGTTAAAGCCCGCCTCATGGGTAAAAGAGCTAATCGAAGAAAGAAACCGGGCCTCAGCACCCGCAACCGCAAGCCCCAACGGGTTATATCTGGTTGATGTTGATTACCCAGAAAAGTTTGAATTGCCAAGACTGGCGATAGGACCTGTTTTTTTGCCAAAAACCTAG
- the accD gene encoding acetyl-CoA carboxylase, carboxyltransferase subunit beta — protein MSWLERLLPKRNPDGERKKSIPEGVWSKCNACEAVLYYAEVERNQSVCPKCNSHIRINARKRLDLFLDKDARQEIAADMKPVDMLRFRDSKKYKDRLSAAQKKTKENDALVAFEGSVKGVPVVACSFNFDFMGGSMGSVVGEKFVRSVNRAIEKRAAFVCFTASGGARMQEALVSLMQMAKTSAVLAKLSDSGLPYITVLTDPTMGGVTASLAMLGDIHIAEPKALIGFAGQRVIEQTIREKLPEGFRLSEFWLEHGAIDMIVDRRDMRDKVASLAAKLLKVDEPAA, from the coding sequence ATGAGCTGGTTAGAACGATTATTACCGAAGCGCAACCCGGATGGTGAACGCAAAAAATCCATCCCAGAAGGTGTTTGGAGCAAGTGTAATGCTTGTGAAGCTGTTTTGTATTACGCTGAAGTAGAGCGTAATCAGTCAGTTTGCCCTAAATGTAATAGCCATATCCGAATCAATGCGCGCAAGCGTCTGGATTTGTTTTTGGATAAGGATGCCCGGCAGGAGATTGCTGCTGATATGAAGCCAGTTGATATGCTGCGCTTCCGAGATTCTAAAAAATACAAAGACCGCCTTTCTGCAGCTCAAAAGAAAACCAAAGAAAATGACGCTTTGGTCGCTTTTGAAGGCAGTGTAAAAGGAGTACCCGTCGTTGCGTGTTCCTTTAATTTCGATTTCATGGGCGGCTCTATGGGATCAGTGGTTGGTGAAAAATTTGTGCGCTCGGTAAATCGAGCTATTGAGAAACGTGCCGCTTTTGTATGTTTTACTGCCAGTGGCGGTGCACGAATGCAAGAGGCTTTAGTTTCTTTAATGCAAATGGCTAAAACCAGCGCTGTACTCGCTAAGTTATCTGACAGCGGCCTGCCCTATATTACAGTATTGACAGATCCGACAATGGGTGGTGTTACCGCGAGTCTTGCCATGCTTGGCGATATTCATATCGCTGAGCCGAAAGCATTGATTGGCTTTGCAGGGCAGCGTGTCATTGAGCAGACTATTCGTGAAAAACTACCAGAAGGCTTCCGCTTAAGTGAATTTTGGTTGGAACATGGTGCGATTGATATGATAGTTGATCGACGTGACATGCGGGATAAAGTTGCCTCTTTAGCCGCTAAGTTGTTGAAAGTAGATGAACCTGCGGCTTAA